A part of Treponema sp. Marseille-Q3903 genomic DNA contains:
- a CDS encoding PTS sugar transporter subunit IIA: MDLRTVLTTDTVDLHLKGTTKEEIVDEMLDVLYKAGKVTDKAAARECVLDRERKMSTGMKHGIAIPHGKTDTVKDLVACIGISDNPVDFDSLDQEPCRIFIMTLSPVNKTGPHLQFLAEVSLLFKSPEKRQEILDTQDKAEVIRILTE; encoded by the coding sequence ATGGACTTAAGAACAGTATTAACTACAGACACAGTAGACCTTCATTTAAAAGGCACAACAAAAGAAGAAATCGTTGACGAAATGCTCGACGTCTTGTATAAAGCCGGAAAAGTAACAGACAAAGCTGCTGCACGCGAATGTGTATTGGACCGCGAACGCAAAATGTCAACAGGAATGAAACATGGAATCGCAATTCCTCACGGGAAAACAGACACTGTAAAAGATTTGGTTGCTTGTATTGGAATTTCTGATAATCCTGTAGATTTCGATTCTCTAGATCAGGAACCATGCCGCATCTTTATCATGACATTGTCTCCAGTGAATAAAACAGGGCCTCACCTTCAGTTCCTCGCTGAAGTAAGCCTTCTTTTTAAGAGTCCTGAAAAACGTCAGGAAATTCTTGACACACAAGATAAAGCTGAAGTTATCCGTATTTTAACGGAATAG
- the pta gene encoding phosphate acetyltransferase: protein MSFVDELLKKAKGIGKTIVLCEGEDRRVVDAASKIVKEGIAKIILIGSDEDIKASGSNADLSGVKIIDPAKDSNADKYAEILYKAREGKINKKTNEPEYADVAAAKAAILKDHTMYGALILKAGDADGFVSGACHSTANTLRPGLQVIKTAPGFNTVSSCFIMVAPEHGNKYVPDGVAVFGDCAINIEPTAEQLADIAIASAYTAKKIAGIDPRIAMLSFSTKGSGNDAKFYDTVTKVQKATELAKAARPDLELDGELQFDAAVSPEVGELKAPGSKVAGHANTFIFPNINAGNIGYKICQRMGGWMAIGPVCQGFAKPLNDLSRGCNVDDIVATVAVTALQA, encoded by the coding sequence ATGTCATTTGTAGATGAATTGCTCAAAAAAGCAAAAGGTATCGGTAAAACTATAGTTTTGTGCGAAGGAGAAGACAGACGAGTTGTAGATGCTGCCTCAAAAATTGTAAAAGAAGGAATCGCGAAAATTATTCTTATCGGTTCTGATGAAGACATTAAAGCAAGTGGTTCAAATGCAGATTTGAGTGGAGTAAAAATTATTGATCCTGCTAAAGACTCTAACGCAGACAAATATGCAGAGATTCTTTACAAAGCTCGCGAAGGAAAAATCAACAAAAAGACAAATGAGCCTGAATATGCCGATGTTGCGGCTGCAAAAGCTGCTATCTTAAAAGATCACACAATGTACGGGGCTCTTATCCTTAAAGCAGGAGATGCTGACGGTTTTGTATCAGGTGCATGCCATTCAACAGCAAATACATTGCGTCCTGGTTTACAGGTAATAAAAACTGCGCCAGGATTCAACACTGTTTCTTCTTGTTTTATCATGGTTGCTCCTGAACATGGCAATAAATACGTTCCTGATGGAGTTGCTGTTTTTGGTGACTGTGCTATAAATATTGAACCGACAGCAGAACAGCTGGCAGATATCGCAATCGCTTCCGCATATACTGCAAAGAAGATTGCAGGAATTGATCCGCGTATAGCAATGCTTTCTTTCTCTACAAAAGGTTCAGGAAACGATGCAAAATTCTATGATACTGTGACAAAAGTTCAAAAAGCGACGGAACTCGCAAAAGCGGCTCGTCCAGATTTGGAATTGGATGGAGAATTGCAGTTTGACGCGGCAGTTTCCCCTGAGGTAGGAGAACTCAAAGCTCCAGGAAGCAAAGTTGCGGGTCATGCGAATACATTTATCTTCCCGAATATCAACGCAGGCAATATCGGTTATAAAATTTGCCAGCGCATGGGTGGCTGGATGGCGATTGGTCCTGTATGTCAGGGTTTTGCAAAACCGTTGAACGATTTGAGCCGCGGCTGCAACGTAGATGATATCGTAGCGACAGTTGCTGTAACTGCCTTGCAGGCTTAA
- a CDS encoding STAS domain-containing protein, with product MDNNAIVPGFDSEKDDSLTITLRKAEKVNRGLFVYLTGYIDTYNSIFFQKQITKAIEAGFVNLIFNCSSLSYVSSTGIGSFTVFLKILKPKGGDIVLLEIQPKVYEVFQLLGFSQFFNIKNSADEAIAFFNSAASTTEASLFPIIITCPVCNKRLRATKAGRFRCSGCRSILAISEDGEVSLG from the coding sequence ATGGATAACAACGCAATAGTTCCGGGTTTTGATTCAGAAAAAGATGATAGTCTCACTATAACTCTAAGAAAAGCTGAAAAAGTTAATCGCGGACTTTTTGTATACCTTACAGGGTATATTGACACATACAATTCCATTTTTTTCCAAAAGCAGATTACAAAAGCGATTGAAGCAGGCTTTGTGAACTTAATTTTTAATTGCTCTTCGCTGAGCTACGTTTCATCAACAGGAATTGGGTCGTTTACAGTTTTTCTCAAGATTCTTAAGCCAAAGGGCGGAGATATTGTCCTCCTTGAAATCCAACCTAAAGTGTATGAAGTTTTTCAGCTTCTCGGATTTTCACAATTCTTTAACATCAAGAATTCCGCTGATGAAGCTATTGCATTTTTTAACAGCGCAGCGAGCACTACGGAAGCTTCTTTATTTCCAATCATAATCACTTGCCCTGTTTGCAATAAGAGGTTGCGCGCTACAAAAGCCGGTCGTTTCAGGTGTTCGGGTTGCCGTTCCATACTTGCAATAAGTGAAGACGGAGAAGTTTCTCTAGGCTAA
- the fabF gene encoding beta-ketoacyl-ACP synthase II → MAQRRVVVTGLGCVSSVGNNVNDSWNAVKNGKSGIANITLFDASKHLVRIAGEVKDFDINNYDIDRKMARKISRVGKFLLGASIEAVNDSGYTAETIGKENTGIITGVGIGISEECDNAYSKYYDPNCGVNRIPPLTAPFILNNEPSAGVAMHFGIHGSAWTLSTACASGTDALGLALDMIRIGRMDVCLAGGVDANVTGFDIGCYQALSALTTKFNDNPKKASRPFDRDRSGFVMAEGAAVLILEEYEHAKKRGAHIYAELAGYGGSSDAYHITAPCPDGAGGVLAMKKAFADAGMTPEDIQYYNAHGTSTVANDVSETIMLKSVFGKHAYKLHISSTKSETGHLVGAAGAIEAIFCIKALEDNFVPPTINLDNPDVEHGCDLDYTPNKGVECELNAVASCSLGFGGHNGCVIFKKI, encoded by the coding sequence ATGGCACAGCGAAGAGTTGTAGTTACAGGCTTAGGATGCGTTTCGTCTGTTGGAAACAACGTAAATGACAGCTGGAACGCTGTAAAAAATGGCAAAAGTGGAATAGCGAATATTACTCTTTTTGATGCATCCAAACACCTTGTTCGTATTGCCGGAGAAGTAAAAGATTTTGATATAAACAATTACGATATTGACCGTAAAATGGCAAGAAAAATCAGCCGTGTTGGAAAATTTCTACTTGGGGCAAGCATTGAAGCCGTAAATGATTCCGGTTACACTGCTGAAACAATTGGAAAAGAAAATACAGGAATCATAACAGGGGTAGGAATCGGAATATCTGAAGAATGCGATAACGCATATAGTAAGTATTATGACCCGAATTGCGGCGTAAACAGAATCCCTCCGTTGACCGCTCCTTTTATTTTGAACAATGAGCCGTCAGCCGGTGTCGCAATGCACTTTGGAATTCACGGGTCTGCATGGACTCTTTCGACAGCTTGTGCTTCCGGAACAGATGCTCTTGGGCTTGCGCTAGATATGATACGAATTGGGCGCATGGATGTGTGTCTTGCAGGCGGTGTCGATGCAAATGTAACAGGGTTTGATATTGGCTGTTACCAAGCACTTTCCGCACTTACGACAAAGTTCAACGATAATCCAAAAAAAGCAAGCAGACCGTTTGACCGTGACCGCAGCGGTTTTGTGATGGCGGAAGGTGCGGCTGTTCTTATTCTTGAAGAATACGAGCATGCAAAAAAGCGCGGTGCACACATCTATGCAGAATTAGCCGGCTATGGCGGAAGTTCAGATGCCTATCATATTACAGCTCCGTGTCCTGATGGGGCAGGTGGAGTTCTTGCAATGAAAAAGGCGTTTGCAGATGCGGGAATGACTCCTGAAGATATTCAGTATTACAACGCACACGGAACTTCAACTGTTGCAAACGATGTTTCAGAAACAATAATGCTGAAATCGGTTTTTGGGAAACATGCATATAAACTTCACATATCTTCAACAAAAAGTGAAACAGGTCATCTTGTTGGGGCGGCAGGAGCAATTGAAGCGATTTTTTGTATCAAAGCTCTTGAAGATAATTTTGTTCCGCCAACAATCAATCTTGATAACCCTGATGTTGAGCATGGCTGTGATCTTGATTACACGCCAAACAAAGGAGTTGAATGTGAATTGAATGCAGTCGCAAGCTGTTCACTTGGATTTGGCGGACACAACGGCTGTGTCATATTTAAGAAAATTTAA
- a CDS encoding aspartate carbamoyltransferase regulatory subunit, which produces MLNVNTIKNGLVIDHIRAGSGWEIYQWLGLNKSHFTSCLIQNVQSQKSGKKDIIKVDNIINIDYSVLGFIDPDICVNVIENEKIVRKINMELPARVQGVFNCKNPRCITQTEHYVKPTFILADRAKCLYRCEYCDTLYVAGGEKSKN; this is translated from the coding sequence ATGTTAAACGTAAACACAATCAAAAACGGTCTTGTAATCGACCATATTCGGGCTGGTAGCGGCTGGGAAATTTACCAGTGGCTTGGTTTGAACAAATCGCATTTTACATCCTGCTTGATTCAAAATGTTCAATCGCAAAAATCCGGGAAAAAAGATATCATAAAAGTTGACAACATCATAAACATCGATTATTCAGTGCTCGGTTTTATAGATCCTGATATATGCGTAAACGTCATTGAAAACGAAAAAATTGTTCGAAAAATCAACATGGAATTGCCTGCCCGAGTTCAAGGAGTTTTCAACTGTAAAAACCCGCGCTGCATAACACAAACTGAACATTATGTAAAACCTACTTTTATCCTTGCTGACAGAGCAAAGTGCTTGTATAGATGCGAATACTGCGACACATTGTATGTTGCAGGCGGCGAAAAATCTAAAAACTAA
- the pyrB gene encoding aspartate carbamoyltransferase produces the protein MLDGRHLIQPDDLTVFEIEEICSLAEQIIVDPKSFQDVCRGKILATLFFEPSTRTRLSFEAAMLRLGGSVEGFSDADSTSASKGETLADTIRVVSSYADVIAMRTPKEGAALLASKYSLCPIINAGDGGHYHPTQTLTDLVTIRRLLGGLENLTVGFCGDLKFGRTVHSLAEALRHFKGNRFIFISPKELTVPDYLIANVLEPAGIKYEIVESLDAVIDQLDILYMTRVQKERFFNEQDYIRLKDSYILDKEKMKAAKRKMIVLHPLPRVNEITPEVDDDPRAAYFKQVKYGMYARMALIAKLTGSL, from the coding sequence ATGCTGGACGGCCGTCATTTAATTCAGCCTGATGATTTAACAGTTTTCGAAATTGAAGAAATTTGTTCGTTGGCAGAACAGATTATTGTTGATCCTAAATCATTTCAAGATGTGTGTCGTGGGAAAATTCTTGCGACACTTTTTTTTGAGCCGAGCACTAGAACTCGTCTTTCGTTTGAGGCGGCAATGCTCCGTTTAGGCGGCTCAGTAGAAGGCTTTTCAGATGCGGACAGCACTTCGGCATCAAAAGGAGAAACACTTGCAGATACAATCAGGGTAGTTTCAAGCTATGCAGATGTAATCGCAATGCGTACTCCAAAAGAAGGAGCTGCTCTGCTCGCAAGCAAGTATTCGTTGTGCCCAATCATAAATGCGGGCGACGGCGGTCACTATCACCCGACACAGACTTTGACAGACCTTGTCACAATCAGGCGGCTTTTAGGAGGGCTTGAAAATCTCACAGTCGGTTTTTGCGGTGATTTAAAATTCGGGCGAACAGTTCACTCGCTCGCCGAAGCTCTTCGCCATTTTAAGGGCAACAGATTTATCTTCATCAGCCCAAAAGAGCTCACAGTCCCTGATTATCTGATTGCAAATGTCCTTGAGCCTGCCGGAATAAAATATGAAATAGTTGAAAGCCTTGATGCTGTTATTGACCAGCTCGATATTCTCTACATGACACGAGTTCAAAAAGAACGCTTTTTTAATGAACAGGATTATATTCGTCTTAAAGACAGTTATATCCTTGACAAAGAAAAAATGAAGGCGGCAAAGAGAAAAATGATTGTGCTTCATCCGCTTCCGCGTGTCAATGAAATCACGCCTGAAGTTGATGATGATCCACGTGCTGCATACTTCAAACAAGTCAAGTACGGAATGTATGCGAGAATGGCTTTGATAGCAAAACTTACAGGAAGTTTATAA
- a CDS encoding adenine phosphoribosyltransferase produces MTLEMLDKAVRRVPDFPKQGILFYDITGILVNPDALKFVIEQMVEKYKDVGIDAVAGVESRGFIFAAPLAERLGIPLVLIRKKGKLPGDTYKCSYSLEYGTATIEIHKSDVQKGQRFLVVDDLIATGGTLEASKNLIEQGGGKVSDFFGVIGLPFLNYEKVLAPAKVTTLLNYDVE; encoded by the coding sequence ATGACTTTAGAAATGCTCGATAAGGCTGTTCGCCGTGTTCCAGACTTTCCGAAACAGGGTATTCTTTTTTATGACATAACAGGCATATTGGTCAATCCTGATGCACTTAAATTTGTCATTGAGCAGATGGTTGAAAAATATAAAGATGTCGGAATTGATGCCGTTGCAGGTGTTGAAAGCCGCGGATTTATCTTTGCAGCTCCGTTGGCAGAAAGGCTAGGCATTCCTCTTGTTTTAATTCGCAAAAAAGGCAAATTGCCAGGAGATACATATAAGTGCAGCTATTCTCTTGAATACGGAACTGCGACAATAGAAATTCACAAGTCCGATGTACAAAAAGGTCAGCGTTTTCTTGTTGTAGACGATTTGATTGCAACAGGCGGTACGCTAGAGGCGTCTAAAAACCTGATTGAGCAGGGCGGCGGCAAAGTTTCCGACTTTTTTGGTGTGATTGGACTTCCGTTTTTGAATTATGAAAAAGTCCTCGCGCCGGCAAAGGTGACTACGCTTTTAAATTATGACGTGGAGTAA
- the asnA gene encoding aspartate--ammonia ligase, whose translation MIKLPSKYKSILNTQETEHAIVAIKDFFQLALSTELNLTRVTAPLFVSAGQGINDDLNGVERPVSFPVKALNDQRMEIVQSLAKWKRLKVTDLALEPGFGIYTDMNALRPDEDLDPIHSIYVDQWDWEMAIDPNDRTVYYLHEIVKKVYRCLQRTEFFLYDRYPSIKPVLPKDIKILYADDLQKKYPKLTPKEREDKVTKEYGAVFITGIGGKLHDGTIHDGRAPDYDDWITESGDGHRGLNGDILVWDSLLDCALELSSMGIRVSPESLKAQLQERDMMEKTKFKFHSKLLKGELSQTLGGGIGQSRLCMFLLRKVHIGETQVSVWTDEIKEDCKKRGIVLL comes from the coding sequence ATGATTAAACTGCCATCAAAATATAAATCGATTTTAAATACGCAAGAAACAGAACATGCGATTGTAGCTATAAAAGATTTTTTTCAGCTTGCGCTGAGTACGGAACTCAATTTAACTCGCGTAACTGCTCCTCTTTTTGTAAGTGCAGGACAGGGAATCAACGACGATTTGAACGGAGTTGAGCGCCCGGTGAGTTTTCCTGTAAAAGCTTTGAATGATCAACGGATGGAAATTGTGCAATCGCTTGCAAAATGGAAGAGATTGAAAGTTACAGACCTTGCACTTGAGCCTGGATTCGGTATCTACACAGATATGAATGCCCTTCGTCCTGATGAAGACCTTGACCCTATTCATTCAATTTATGTTGATCAGTGGGACTGGGAGATGGCAATCGACCCTAACGATAGAACTGTTTATTATCTTCATGAAATAGTAAAAAAAGTTTACCGCTGTCTACAGCGAACAGAATTTTTTCTTTACGATCGTTATCCGTCTATAAAACCTGTTCTTCCAAAAGATATCAAAATTTTGTATGCAGACGACTTGCAGAAAAAATATCCGAAGTTGACTCCAAAAGAGCGCGAAGATAAAGTTACAAAAGAATACGGTGCGGTTTTTATCACAGGAATCGGTGGAAAACTTCATGACGGGACAATCCATGATGGGCGAGCTCCAGACTATGATGACTGGATTACAGAGAGCGGGGACGGTCACCGTGGATTGAACGGCGACATCCTCGTATGGGATTCTCTGCTTGACTGCGCTTTGGAACTTTCATCGATGGGTATTCGCGTAAGCCCTGAAAGTCTTAAAGCTCAGCTCCAAGAACGCGATATGATGGAAAAAACAAAGTTTAAATTTCATTCAAAACTTTTGAAAGGAGAGCTCTCTCAGACTCTCGGCGGCGGAATTGGACAGTCAAGGCTCTGCATGTTCCTTCTTCGCAAAGTTCACATCGGTGAAACTCAAGTCAGTGTTTGGACAGACGAAATCAAGGAAGATTGCAAAAAGCGTGGAATCGTTTTATTGTAA
- a CDS encoding DUF5004 domain-containing protein, with amino-acid sequence MKVFRYFFAIVLISSNLFAFFSCKAEDPSFLMGEWNLNRTVKTELFYDKEDPTSVFAHFFMKQKIKYLFNEDGSFSKTISQAFNKIEYIEEYENLFSDEQKQEILNSLKSSDSEYVINGNFSLSSKKIIFEPVNYLKNGTLHDFSSADDDGDSFLKLHVKPAKYSQKDGKLIVDDEVGNKAEFVRN; translated from the coding sequence ATGAAAGTTTTTAGATATTTTTTTGCCATCGTTTTAATTTCGTCAAATTTATTTGCTTTTTTTTCGTGCAAAGCCGAAGATCCATCATTTTTGATGGGGGAATGGAACTTAAACAGAACTGTAAAGACAGAATTGTTTTATGATAAAGAAGACCCGACTTCTGTTTTTGCACATTTTTTTATGAAACAAAAGATAAAATATTTGTTCAATGAAGACGGCAGTTTTTCAAAGACAATTTCACAAGCTTTTAATAAAATCGAATACATTGAAGAATATGAAAATCTGTTTTCGGACGAACAAAAACAAGAGATTTTGAATTCTTTAAAATCTTCAGACTCAGAATATGTCATAAACGGTAATTTTTCTTTATCGTCAAAAAAAATAATTTTTGAACCTGTGAATTATCTAAAAAATGGAACTCTTCATGATTTTTCATCAGCAGATGATGATGGTGATTCATTTTTAAAACTGCATGTCAAGCCGGCAAAATATTCTCAAAAAGATGGAAAATTAATCGTTGACGATGAAGTCGGCAATAAAGCTGAATTTGTACGCAATTAG
- a CDS encoding dihydroorotase produces MMKAILIYNARLLDESMDTPGAVLLIDSKIRSVFQGYYTTSGTLEKIARAVMDEDGLDETTKLELYNARGLSVTPAFIDMHVHMRYPGQTQKEDLQSGLHAAASGGFGTVVAMPNTNPVVSSIDLAMKIEREAVAIGLTHLFQTVSITKDFGGTDTSHLDFIEKKYVPVITEDGHDVLSASVMLDGMTKAAEKGVIVSCHSEDNTLALDAIPFRKQALDTMKEIGLSAWGTSDSDFDEDDDENAEAINQIDLNLTKANDILALAEDLATERNIMLAKEAGCHVHIAHVSTVGAINAIRVAKEQLLDERADYNADEADAAYQAFEDGKHFFPVERASGGFDITCEVTPHHLALCGTDEPYIRALVNPPLRSEDDRVALLEALRDGTVDVISTDHAPHTIEDKASGAPGFTGLETAFAVCNSVLVKDCQFSPKRLSQLMSANPARILGLQKGLLKPGYDADIAIVDSEEQWTVDTSLFYSKGKASPFQGKTLTGYVRGLFIDGRLVVER; encoded by the coding sequence ATGATGAAAGCAATATTGATTTATAACGCTCGTCTTCTTGATGAATCTATGGACACACCCGGCGCCGTCCTTTTGATCGACAGCAAAATTCGTTCTGTATTTCAAGGATATTATACAACTTCTGGAACTCTCGAAAAAATAGCCCGTGCAGTGATGGATGAAGACGGTCTCGATGAAACAACTAAACTTGAACTTTACAATGCACGCGGGCTCTCCGTTACTCCGGCATTTATAGATATGCATGTCCACATGCGTTACCCGGGACAGACTCAAAAAGAAGATTTACAGAGCGGACTTCACGCGGCGGCTTCCGGTGGATTTGGAACAGTTGTCGCTATGCCTAACACAAATCCTGTAGTTTCTTCTATTGATTTGGCAATGAAAATTGAACGAGAGGCTGTCGCTATAGGTCTTACACATCTTTTTCAGACAGTCAGCATTACAAAAGATTTTGGCGGAACAGACACTTCACACCTTGATTTTATTGAAAAAAAATATGTTCCTGTAATCACTGAAGACGGTCATGATGTGTTGTCTGCATCTGTGATGCTTGACGGAATGACAAAAGCGGCAGAAAAAGGTGTGATAGTCAGCTGCCATTCCGAAGATAACACGCTCGCTCTCGATGCAATACCGTTCCGTAAGCAGGCACTTGATACAATGAAAGAGATTGGACTTTCAGCGTGGGGGACTTCAGATTCTGATTTTGATGAAGACGATGATGAAAATGCCGAAGCGATAAATCAGATTGATTTGAACCTGACAAAAGCAAACGATATTTTAGCGCTGGCGGAAGATTTAGCAACCGAGAGAAATATCATGCTTGCAAAAGAAGCAGGATGCCATGTCCATATTGCGCACGTGAGTACAGTCGGAGCAATCAATGCAATCCGCGTTGCAAAAGAACAGCTTTTAGATGAGCGTGCAGACTACAATGCAGACGAAGCCGACGCCGCTTATCAAGCTTTTGAAGACGGAAAACATTTTTTTCCGGTTGAAAGGGCTTCCGGCGGATTTGATATAACATGTGAAGTTACGCCTCATCATCTGGCTTTGTGTGGAACAGACGAGCCTTACATTCGCGCTCTCGTGAATCCGCCTTTGAGAAGTGAGGATGACAGAGTCGCCTTGCTGGAAGCATTGCGTGACGGAACTGTCGACGTAATTTCAACAGACCACGCGCCGCATACCATCGAAGATAAAGCTTCAGGCGCCCCGGGATTCACAGGGCTTGAAACAGCATTTGCTGTTTGCAACAGCGTTTTGGTAAAAGACTGCCAGTTCAGTCCAAAAAGGCTCAGTCAGTTGATGTCTGCAAACCCCGCTCGTATTTTAGGACTGCAAAAAGGTTTATTAAAGCCTGGATACGACGCAGATATTGCAATTGTAGATTCCGAAGAGCAATGGACAGTAGACACTTCTCTGTTTTACAGCAAAGGAAAAGCTAGTCCGTTTCAAGGGAAAACGCTTACCGGCTATGTAAGAGGTCTGTTTATTGATGGACGCCTCGTGGTTGAAAGATAG
- a CDS encoding RluA family pseudouridine synthase, with translation MNKKFSFSTSEKIRLDEFLRRELPLALNNSPSDSKISNSKIRRLIMSGSVSVDGRQIMRPAFELHGNTNLSVNFDSEKFFFEKQPDDVEFELSDKDVLFEDENLIFIDKPAMFPTEQTITGNRANLHDEVVSYLWKRNCSLRNPPYVGIMHRLDRETSGVILFTKNRIINKEVSAVFQSHDFTKEYFAVVEKKLCKNSEKLKTLFCKVGDAITVEKFIGRVSGKSQTGKWGSLKETRGGQYSKTNFKILKECKIEGKDCFLIECSLFTGRTHQIRVHLSEEGMPILGDNLYGGSSAKRMYLHAARLSANSGELNFDVRSPVDW, from the coding sequence ATGAATAAAAAATTTTCGTTCAGCACATCTGAAAAAATAAGACTTGATGAATTTTTGCGGAGGGAATTACCGCTTGCGTTGAACAACTCACCGTCCGATTCTAAAATCTCAAATTCAAAAATTCGCAGATTGATTATGTCCGGTTCAGTCTCTGTTGATGGCAGACAGATTATGCGTCCTGCTTTTGAGCTGCACGGCAATACCAATTTGTCAGTAAACTTTGACAGTGAAAAGTTTTTTTTTGAAAAACAACCTGACGATGTCGAGTTTGAATTGTCGGACAAAGATGTTTTGTTTGAAGATGAAAATCTTATATTTATAGACAAGCCGGCGATGTTTCCAACAGAACAGACAATCACGGGAAATAGAGCAAATCTCCACGACGAAGTTGTCAGCTATCTTTGGAAACGGAACTGCTCTTTGAGGAATCCTCCTTATGTCGGAATTATGCACCGCCTTGACCGCGAGACCAGCGGAGTGATTTTGTTTACAAAAAATAGAATCATCAATAAAGAAGTTTCCGCTGTCTTTCAGTCGCACGATTTCACAAAAGAATATTTTGCTGTTGTCGAAAAAAAGCTTTGCAAAAATAGTGAAAAACTTAAAACTCTTTTTTGCAAAGTTGGAGACGCCATTACTGTAGAAAAATTTATTGGCCGGGTCAGTGGAAAATCTCAGACAGGAAAATGGGGCAGTTTGAAGGAGACGAGGGGCGGTCAATATTCAAAAACGAATTTTAAAATCCTCAAAGAATGCAAAATTGAAGGGAAAGATTGTTTTCTCATTGAATGCAGCTTATTTACCGGACGGACTCATCAAATTCGCGTTCACTTGAGTGAAGAAGGAATGCCTATTCTCGGCGATAATCTTTACGGCGGCAGCTCTGCAAAAAGGATGTATCTTCATGCAGCTCGTCTGTCGGCAAATTCAGGTGAACTTAATTTTGATGTTCGTTCCCCTGTTGACTGGTGA
- the fabV gene encoding enoyl-ACP reductase FabV, whose protein sequence is MIIKPMVRSNMCLNAHPIGCARDVENQIAYVKSQKVKRGTKSLKEGGDGPKFVLVLGCSTGYGLASRISAAFEYGADTIGVSFEKAGTETKSGTPGWYNNLAFDRAAKKDGLWSETFSADAFSHETRKMIIDEARKHGKKFDLIVYSLASPVRSDPDKIDPNSPEGNHILYKSVIKPIGKTYAGKGIDILTDTLKESAAEPANEEEIANTVKVMGGEDWQLWIDQLFDAGVLSEGCRTVAYSYIGPELSHAIYRDGTIGQAKKHLEATAHSLNEKLSKELNGAAYVSVNKGLVTRSSAVIPIISLYLSILFKVMKAKGTHEGCIEQMERLFAERLYTGENSSAGKVPVDSENRIRVDDLEMQPDVQAEVDRLMAKVTDENIAEICDLKGYKHDFYATNGFDVEGVDYSADVARMDRI, encoded by the coding sequence ATGATTATTAAACCAATGGTTCGTTCAAACATGTGTCTCAACGCTCACCCAATCGGATGTGCTAGAGATGTAGAAAATCAGATTGCTTATGTAAAATCACAGAAAGTAAAACGCGGAACAAAATCTTTGAAAGAAGGCGGAGATGGTCCTAAATTTGTACTGGTTTTAGGATGTTCTACAGGTTATGGACTTGCAAGTCGAATTTCGGCAGCTTTTGAATATGGCGCAGACACAATCGGAGTTTCTTTTGAAAAAGCCGGTACGGAAACAAAAAGCGGCACTCCAGGCTGGTACAACAACCTTGCTTTTGACCGCGCAGCAAAAAAAGATGGACTTTGGTCAGAGACATTCAGTGCAGATGCTTTTAGTCACGAAACACGCAAGATGATTATTGACGAAGCTAGAAAACACGGAAAGAAATTTGACTTGATAGTTTATTCATTGGCATCTCCTGTTCGTTCAGATCCTGATAAAATTGACCCAAACAGTCCGGAAGGAAATCATATTCTATATAAATCTGTCATAAAGCCGATTGGAAAAACTTATGCAGGAAAAGGAATTGACATTCTTACAGATACTTTGAAAGAATCGGCAGCTGAACCTGCAAATGAAGAAGAGATTGCAAACACTGTAAAAGTTATGGGTGGTGAAGACTGGCAGTTGTGGATAGATCAGCTTTTTGATGCCGGAGTTCTTTCCGAAGGTTGCCGCACAGTCGCATATTCATACATAGGTCCTGAGTTGAGCCACGCAATTTACCGTGACGGAACAATCGGTCAGGCTAAAAAACATTTGGAAGCGACAGCTCATTCACTGAATGAAAAACTTTCAAAAGAATTGAACGGTGCTGCTTACGTTTCTGTAAATAAAGGGCTCGTCACACGTTCGTCTGCAGTTATCCCTATCATCTCTTTGTATCTTTCAATACTGTTCAAAGTTATGAAGGCAAAGGGAACTCACGAAGGATGTATTGAGCAGATGGAACGACTGTTTGCCGAACGCCTTTACACAGGTGAAAATTCCTCAGCAGGAAAAGTTCCTGTAGATTCCGAAAACCGCATCCGCGTTGACGATTTAGAAATGCAACCTGATGTTCAAGCCGAAGTCGACAGATTGATGGCGAAAGTTACAGATGAAAACATTGCTGAAATTTGCGATCTCAAAGGCTACAAACACGACTTTTACGCTACAAACGGTTTTGATGTTGAAGGCGTAGATTATTCGGCAGATGTTGCAAGAATGGACCGGATTTAA